A window of Streptomyces sp. NBC_01689 genomic DNA:
ACGAGCCGGCCCCCGGCGTTCACGGTCGCGCCCGTCACCGCCGAGCCGACCGTGACGTCGACCGGTACCGACTCGCCCGTGAGCATGGAGGCGTCCACCGCGGAGGCGCCCTCGACGACGGTCCCGTCCGTGGCGATCTTCTCGCCGGGCCGTACGACGAACCGGTCGCCGGCCGCGAGCCGCTCGACCGGGACGCGCACCTCGCGGCCGTCCCGCAGCACGGTCACGTCCTTGGCGCCCAGCTCCATCAGCGCCCGCAGCGCCGCCCCCGCCCGCCGCTTGGAACGGGCCTCCAGATAGCGGCCGAGCAGGATGAACGCGACGACCCCGGCGGCCACCTCGAGATAGATCGTCGACGATCCGTCGGTGCGGGCGACGGTGAACGCGAAGCCGTGCCGCATGCCGGGCATCCCCGCGTCGCCGCCGAACAGGGCCCACAGGGACCAGCCGAACGCGGCCAGCGTGCCGACCGAGACGAGCGTGTCCATGGTCGCCGCGCCGTGCCGCGCGTTGGTGAGGGCGGCACGGTGGAACGGCAGGGCGCCCCAGACGACGACGGGTGCGGCCAGCGTCAGCGAGAGCCACTGCCAGTTGTCGAACTGCAGCGCGGGGACCATCGACATCAGGACGACGGGAAGGGCGAGCAGCGCGGAGACGACGAGCCGCTCGCGCAGGGAGGCGAGTTCGGGGTCGCCGTCGGTCGCGGCGGTGGGTTCAGGCGTGCCGGCCGGGGGCGGCGGGGGTGCCTCGGCCGTGTATCCGGTCTTCACGACGGTGGCGATCAGGTCGGCGACCTGTACCCCCGCCGGGTACGAGACCTTCGCCTTCTCCGTCGCGTAGTTGACCGTGGCGGTGACGCCGTCCATGCGGTTGAGCTTCTTCTCGACACGGGCCGCGCAGGAGGCGCAGGTCATCCCGCCGATCGTGAGCTCGACCTCGGCGGCGACGGCAGGGGCTGCCGCGGCGTCCGCGGTCGGGGGCGTCCCCGTTATGGGTGACTCGGGTGCTGCGGTGGTCATGGTCCGGCTCCAGGGAATGAGCCGGGCCGTACGGAGCCAGTATCAGCTGGTCGGTACGGCCCGGTGGGAGAGCTAGGCGGAACGGTGCGCGGTGCGGGGGCGTGACGTGGTGGGCGTGACGCCGGGGCGCGGCGCCCACCGGCGGGAGGCCCGGGCCTCGGCGTAGACCTCGGCTCAGGCCTTGGTGACGAGCTCGAAGCCCGCCTCGTCGACCGCGGCGCGCACGGCCTCCTCGTCCAGCGGCGCGGCGGAGACCACGGTGACCTCGCCCGTCGCGGCCACGGCCTGCACCGAGCTGACACCGGCGATCCCGGCGATCTCACCGGAGACGGAACCCTCGCAGTGCCCGCAGCTCATGCCGCTCACCTGGTAGACGGCCGTGATGGAACCCTGGGTGTCGGTCTGCGTGGTCATGGCGTGCTCCTCGTCGAGGCGTGTGCGGGTCGCGGCGTGCGGTGGCGTGTCGCGGTGTGGTGCCGGTGGGCCTGACGGGACCCTGAGGTTCCAGGGTTCCCTTCGATGTTCACAAGATTATACCCCTAGGGGGTATTTTCCAAGCAGGGTCCGAGGTGGGCGCGAGCCGCCACGGGGGTGGGGTGTGTCTCGGCGGGTGCGGGGGTATCGCGGGGATTTGTCCGAACCTTATGGCAGCGGGCCGCCGTGTCGGGGGTCGGAGGTCGTCAGGGTTCCCCGGTGCGGGCGGCTGGCGGGTGACCGGTGACCGGTGGTGGGACGGAGTGGTGGCCGGTCGGCCGGGTGCTCCGAGAGTGTGCCCGGTCGCGCGGGGGTGCGCGGGATCGCGCCGGGGTCCTGGAGTGGACGGGCGTGCGCCCCCGGTCCCGGGGCGCGCGGGCTCCGGGGGGTCCGGAACCCGGAGCGCGGGCGTGCCGGGTCGCGTCCGGGCCTGCCTGGGCCCAGGTCAGCGCCGGGCGGTGTGGGCGCCGGAGGCGAGCGCGCTGCCGTCGGTCAGTGGTTCGACGTAGCGGAACAGGACGTTCTTCAGCTCCCGGATGTACGCGGCGCGTTCGGCCCCCTCGTGGGCGAGGATCAGTTCGAGCCCCGCCTTGTAGATGCCCAGGCACACCTGTGCCGTGCGGGTGATGTCGTCGGCGGGCGTGTCGGGCAGGAACGCGGAGAGCAGCCCTTCGACCCGGGAGACCAGGGTCAGGTGCAGCGCGTCGTGCTCCTCGGCGATCCGGCCCGGGATGTCGGGGCCGTGCATCAGCGCGAAGAAGACGGGGTGCTCGCAGTTGAAGGCGACGAAGCGGTCGACGGCGGCGCCGACGGCCTCCTCCAGCGTGGTCGCGGGGGTGACCGGGCCGAGCGCCTCGCCGTAGGTCGCCCGCATCTCGTGCATGAGCCGGTCGCCCAGCTCGATCGCGATCGCTTCCTTGTTCGGGAAGAACTGGTACAGCGTGCCCGGCGAGACGCCCGCCTCCCGGGCGATCGCGTTGGTGCTGGCGGCGGTGTAGCCGGTGGTGCAGAAGACCGCGGCCGCGGCCTCCAGCAGCTGGGCGATCCGGCGTTCGCCGCGGGCCTGTCGTCGGCGGGGCCGCTCCTCGTCGGCGGTCCGGTCGCCGGACCTCCGCTCGACGGCGGTCCGCTCCGCGCCGGGCCGCTCGTCGCCGGCGGGCCGCTTCTCGGGCTTGTCGGGCACGAGTTATCCCCAACTCTCCGGACGTGTTTGACAAACGCGAGCGGTCGCTCGCATTCTGGGGAAACGCGAGCGATCTCTCGTGTTTGCCGATTCTATGGCAATGACCGACCCATGCTGCCTGAGCGCACGGACGGACGCGACGCACGGACACGGGGTCACGGTGAAGGGGACACCGCGCGATGACCGAAGTCAACAGCGCAGATCAGGACCGGGGCAGGGGTGCGGGACGGGGGAGGGACGCACGGAGCGGGGACGGCGCGGACGGCGGCCGGCCGACGGGTGAGGCCGTGTCCACGGGCGGCCCCCGGCCAGGTGGCGGCGCGCTGCCGGCGGCCGGTCCGCGGGTGGGGGGCTGGACCCGGTTCGTGACCGCGCGGCCCCGGCTGTCCCTGCTCGTCGCGCTCCTGCTCACCGCCCTCGCGGTGGTCGCCGGCAGCGGTGTCGCCGACCGCCTGGGCAGCGGCGGCTGGCAGGACCCGACCGCCGAGTCGACGTACGCGACGAAGGCGCTGGAGCGGGAGTTCCCCGCCTCCCAGCCCAACCTGCTGCTCCTGGTCCACTCCGGGCGGGCCACGGTCGACGATCCCTCGGTGGCGGCCGAGGCGAAGCGGCTGGCGGCACGGCTCGCCGCCGAGCGGGGCGTCACGGGTGTCGGTTCGTACTGGGCGTCGGGCGCCCCGGCGCTGCGTGCCGAGGACGGTCACGAGGCGCTGATCGCGGCACGGATCACGGGCGACGAGAAGACGGCGAGCGAGACCCTGGACCGTCTGGAGCCCGCCTACCGGGGCACGCACGGCCTGGTGGACATCAAGGTCGGCGGTCCCGTCGCCGTGCAGCACGAGATGCAGACCACCATCCGCGAGGACCTGACCCGGGCCGAGCTCATCGCCCTGCCGGTGACCCTGGTGCTGCTGGTGATGGTCTTCGGCAGCGCGGTCGCGGCACTGCTCCCGCTGGGGGTCGGCATCATCGCGATCCTGGGTACGAACGCCGTGCTGCGCGGCCTCACGGAGTTCACCGACGTCTCGGTCTTCGCGATGAACCTCACCACGGCTCTCGGGCTGGGTCTCGCGATCGACTACGCCCTGTTCATCGTCCGCCGGTTCCGGGAGGAGCTGGCGACGGGGGCCGACCCGGTGACCGCCGTCGGGACCACGCTGCGCACGGCGGGGCGCACGGTTCTCTTCTCCTCGCTCACGGTCGCCGTGTCGCTCGCCGCGATGCTGCTCTTCCCGCAGTACTTCCTGCGCTCGTTCGCCTACGCGGGCATCGCGGTGGTGCTGCTGGCCGCGGCGGCCGCCCTGATCCTGCTCCCGGCGGCCCTGGTGCTGCTCGGCCACCGGGTCAACTCCCTGGATCTGCGGCGCCTGTTCCGGCGCGGCGAGCCGCGTACGTCCGGTGACGGCGCGGCCTGGGGGCGCATGGCCTCCCTCGTCATGCGCCGGGCGCCGCTCTTCGCGGTGGCCACCACGGTCGGGCTGGTCGTCCTCGGACTGCCCTTCCTGGGGGTGAAGTTCGGCACCGCGGACGACCGGCAGCTGCCTTCGGACGCGACCTCCCATGTCGTCCAGCAGCACATCCGGGACGGGTTCCCGGGCAGCCCCGGCGGCGGCCTGGAGGTCCTCGCGGAGGGCCGGGCCACGGCGGCGCAGTACGCGGCCTACAAGAGCCGTGTCACCGCCCTCCCCGAGGCGCTGCGGGTCGACGGACCCCTGGTGAAGGGGGACTCCGCGTACTTCACGGTGCAGCCGAAGGGCGAGGCCGTGGGTGACGGGGCGCAGCGCCTGGTGCGGGAACTGCGCGCGACGGACGCCCCGTTCGGTACGGCGGTGACCGGTACGGCCGCGGTCCTGGTCGACTCCAAGCACGCGATAGCCGACCGGCTCCCCTGGGCGGCGGCGTTCATCGCGGTCGTCACCCTGCTGCTGGTCTTCCTCCTCACGGGCAGCGTCCTGATCCCCGTCCAGGCGGTGCTGCTCAACGCGCTGAGTCTGACGGCGATGTTCGGCGCGGTGGTCTGGGTCTTCCAGGACGGCCACCTCTCCGGCCTGCTCGGCTTCACCAGCCCGGGATCGATCGAGACGACGCTCCCGGTGCTGATGTTCTGCGTCGCCTTCGGACTGTCCATGGATTACGGCGTCTTCCTCCTCTCCCGCGTCAAGGAGGAGTACGACCGCACGGGCGACCACCGGGAGTCGGTCCGTTTCGGCCTCCAGCGCACCGGCGGACTGATCACGGCGGCCGCGGTCATCCTGGCCGTGGTGATGGTCGCCATCGGCACCTCGCGCGTGACCAACACCAAGATGCTCGGGCTCGGCATCGCGCTCGCGGTCCTGATGGACGCCATGGTGGTGCGCAGTCTGCTGGTCCCGGCGGTCATGCGGCTCACCGGGCGCGCGACCTGGTGGGCGCCCGCGCCACTGCGCCGCTTCCACGACCGGTTCGGACTCGACGAGGGCGAGGCACCCGCGTCGGCGGACGTGAGGACGGGAGAACCCGGACTGGGCGGCTCGGGCGGTCCGGGCGGTCCGGGCGGACCGGGCGGACCGGGCGGACCGGGTGAGGAGGAGGCGGACGGCCGGGACCGGGACAAGGCCGGGGTACGCGGCTAGCGTTCACCCCGCAAGGTGATCTTCGGGCGGAGGGCGGGACACATGCGGGCAGTGGTGTTCGAGCGGTACGGGGAGCCGGCCGAGGTCCGTGAGGTGGCGGATCCGGCGCCCGCCGACCACGGAGTGGTGGTGCGGGTCGAGGCCACCGGGCTGTGCCGCAGCGACTGGCACGGCTGGTTGGGGCACGACCCGGACATCACCCTGCCGCATGTGCCGGGCCACGAACTCGCGGGAACCGTCGAGGCGGTGGGCGCGCGCGTCACGGGGTGGCGCGCCGGTGACCGGGTCACCGTCCCGTTCGTCTGCGCCTGCGGGAGCTGCCCCTCCTGTGCGGCGGGCGACCAGCAGGTGTGCGAGCGGCAGACCCAGCCGGGGTTCACGCACTGGGGATCGTTCGCGCAGTACGTGGCGCTGGATCACGCCGAGGTGAACCTGGTGGCGGTGCCGGAGGAGATGTCCTTCTCGACGGCGGCGTCGCTGGGCTGCCGGTTCGCCACGGCGTTCCGCGCGGTGGTCGCGCAGGGCAGGGTGGCCGCGGGGGAGTGGGTCGCGGTGCACGGATGCGGGGGAGTGGGCCTCTCCGCGGTGATGATCGCGGCGGCGGCCGGGGCGCGGGTCGTGGCGGTCGATCTCTCGCCCCGGGCCCTGGAACTGGCCCGTACGTTCGGCGCGGTGGAGACGGTGGACGCCGCGAGAGCCGGGGACACGGCGGAGGCGGTGCGCGAGGTGACCGGTGGCGGCGCCCATCTCTCCCTCGACGCGCTGGGCTCCGCGGTCACCTGCTCGGCCTCGGTGAACGGGCTGCGCCGGCGGGGGCGTCACGTCCAGGTCGGTCTGCTGCCGGAGGCCCCGGCCGTTCCGATGGCCCGCGTCATCGGACTCGAACTGGAGCTGCTGGGCAGCCACGGGATGCAGGCCCACGCCTACCCCCGGATGCTGGAGCTGGTGCGCGCGGGCGTCCTCAGGCCCGACCTCCTGGTCACCTCCACCCTGACGCTGGACCGGGCGCCGGCCGCGCTGGCCGCGATGGGGGAGGCGCCCGGGACCGGTGTCACGGTCATCGAGCCGTGGAGCTGACCGGATCCCCGGCGGGGTGCCCGCGGAGGAGGCGTTCGCCGGGGCGCGGGGCGGCCCGGAGCCGGGACCCCATGGAGAGGTCCGGAGCCGAGACCCCGTGGATGAAGTCCGGGACGCTTCTGTCCCGCCCCTCCGGCGGACACCGGGCGGGACGGGACAGGGCGGGGGCGGAGGGTGAGAACGGGACGGGACGGGACGAGGCGGGACGGGACGGGACGGGGGAGGGGTACGGGGTCCGCGGGGCCCGTGGGCGGGCGGGGTCAGTCGGATCTGCGGCCGCGGTTTCCGGGACGGGAGGCGACCCAGGCGCGGACGGTGTCCGCGTACCAGTAGGGCTTGCCGCTCTCCACATGGTCGGGCGGGGGCAGCAGCCCGTGCTTGCGATACGACCGCACGGTGTCCGGCTGCACCTTGATGTGCGCCGCGATCTCCTTGTACGACCAGAGCTTTCGGTCGGTCATGAAGGGCACCTCCCTGCGCGCGCCGCGGCGGCGGCCGGGGGCGGCCGTCGGGGGAGCCGGGCACTGCGCTGGTGATCACAAAGCCTGTGCCCGGTGAACGACGCAGCGTGAGCGCAGGGCAGTGCTTGTCGACCGGGTGTGACGCAAGACCCGCGTACACGGGACATGTGTGACAGGAAGGTGGCATTCGTGACACAGGTGACGCAATGGGAGGGAGCGTCGGGACGTCCGAGGGCGACGGAAGGTGACGTCCTCGCGCTCCCGCGCCCCGGTGCGGGCGCGGGCGGCGCTCTCCGGGGACCGCGTGTGCGGGCCGGGTCCGGTCAGGCTCCGCAGGACCGCAGGAACGCGCGGGTCCGCTCGGCGATCGGCAGCGGCTTGTCGGGCGGGCACGGGTACATGTCCTGCTCGACGATCGCGAAGAGGTCGACGTCGAGCTTCTGCGCGGCGGCGAGCACCGGTTCCAGTGCCGGCACGCCGGACGGCGGCTCGCACATCACCCCCCGGGCGACGGCGGGCCCGAACGGCACCTCGTTCGCCCGTACCTCGGCCAGGATCGCCGGGTCCACCTGCTTGAGGTGCAGGTAGCCGATCCGCTCCCCGTACGTCTCGATGAGCTTGACGCTGTCGCCGCCGCAGTAGGCGTAGTGGCCGGTGTCGAGACACAGGGACACCAGCGACGAATCGGTCGAGTCGAGGAAACGGGTGACGTTCTCCTCGCTGTCGATGTGCGTGTCGGCGTGCGGGTGGACGACGACCCGCAGTCCGTAGCGTTCGCGCACCTCGTGGGCGAGCCGCTCGGTCTGGGTGGTCAGATCGCGCCACTGCGCGGGGGTGAGGGTGCTGTCCTCCAGCACCTCGCCCGTCTTGTCGTCCCGCCAGAAGGCCGGGATCACGACCAGGTGCTCGGCGCCCATGGCCTGGGTGAGCGCCGCGATGTCCGAGACATGCGCCCAGGTGGCGTCCCACACCTCCGGCCCGCGGTGCAGCCCGGTGAAGACGGTGCCGGCCGACACGGTGAGCCCGCGCCGCGTGGTCTCCTCGCGGAGGACGGCCGGATCGGTCGGAAGATAGCCGTACGGACCCAGTTCGATCCACTCGTACCCGGACCGCGAGACCTCGTCGAGGAAGCGCTGCCAGGGGACCTGCTGCGGGTCGTCGGGGAACCACACGCCCCAGGAGTCCGGAGCCGAACCGATCCGGATGCGGGACAGTGAGGACTGGGGTGATGTCTGCGGTGACAACGACGTCATGGGCGTCAGCTTCCGTCGGCCCCGGGGAGGTGTCAAGGGCTGGTCCGAATGTCTGGACAAACCGTTGACAGGGCGTCCCGCACGGGGCTAGACCTGGGGGAAGCCGAAGCGAAGGGAACTCGATGGCGTACGACCTGATCACGATGGGACGGATCGGTGTGGACCTGTATCCGTTGCAGACGGGGGTCCCGCTGGCGAGGGTGTCGTCCTTCGGGAAGTTCCTGGGCGGCTCGGCGACGAACGTCGCGGTGGCGGCCGCCCGGCTGGGGCGGCACACGGCGGTGATCACCCGGACGGGTGACGATCCCTTCGGCGCGTACCTCCACGAGGCGCTGCGCGACTTCGGCGTCGACGACCGCTGGGTCACCCCGGTCCCCGGACTGCCGACCCCGGTCACGTTCTGCGAGGTCTTCCCGCCGGACGACTTCCCGCTCTACTTCTACCGGCAGCCCAAGGCCCCGGACCTGGAGCTCGACGCGCACGACCTCGACCTCGGAGCCGTCCGCGAGGCGCGCATCTTCTGGATGACGGGCACCGGCCTCAGCGAGGAACCCAGCCGCACGGCGACGCTCGCCGCGCTCGCCCACCGTGACAAGGCCGGCACGACGGTCTTCGACCTCGACTGGCGTCCGATGTTCTGGAAGGACCCGGACTCCGCCCGGCCCTTCTACGCCGAGGCCCTGCGCCACGCCACCGTGGCCGTCGGCAACCTCGACGAGGTGGAGATCGCCACCGGCGAGCGCGAACCGCACGCGGCCGCCCGCGCCCTGCTCGACGCCGGTGTCGAACTCGCCGTGGTCAAGCAGGGCCCCAAGGGTGTCCTGGCCGTCCACCGCGACGGCACGTCCGCCGAGGTCCCGCCCCTCCCGGTGACGGTTCTCAACGGCCTGGGTGCCGGCGACGCCTTCGGCGGTTCCCTCTGCCACGGACTGCTCTCCGGCTGGGACCTGGAGCGGATCATGCGGCACGCGAACGCGGCGGGCGCCATCGTCGCCTCCCGGCTGGAGTGCTCCTCCGCGATGCCGACCCCCGAAGAGGTCGAGGACGCGCTGGCGGCGGGAGCGGTCCGATGAGGGCGGGACGCGTCGGACACGAGGGCGGCGATCCCTCGGCACACGGCCGACCGGGCGGCCACGACGGCCGCCGCCCCGGTTCCCCCGGCATCGACGTGAGCGCGCTGGTCCGGTTGCGGGCCCGTCACCCGGAGGCCGTCGCCGAGGCCGCCGCGCGCCGCCCGCGCCGGCCCCTCCTCGACGACACCGGCCGGCTGATGATCGTCGCCGCGGACCACCCGGCCCGCGGGGCGCTCGCCGTCGGCGACCGCAAGCTCGCCATGGCGAACCGCGCCGACCTGCTGGAACGGCTCTGCCTCGCCCTCTCCCGCCCCGGCGTCGACGGCGTGCTCGCCACCGCGGACATCCTCGACGACCTGCTGCTGCTCGGCGCCCTCGACCACAAGGTGGTCCTCGGTTCGATGAACCGCGGCGGCCTGGCGGGTGCCTCGTTCGAGCTGGACGACCGCTTCACCGGCCACCGTCCGCGGGACATCGAACGGCTCGGCTTCGACGCGGGCAAGCTGCTGCTGCGCATCGACTACGACGACCCGGGCTCGCTGCGCACCCTGGAGTCCACCGCCCGCGCGATAGACGAGATGGCGGAACGCCGGCTCCCGGTCTTCGTCGAACCGTTCCTCTCCCGTCGCCGTGCGGACGGCGGACTCGTCAACGATCTGAGCTCCGACGCCGTGATCAAGTCCATCGCCATCGCCAGTGGCCTGGGCGGCAGCTCGGCGTACACCTGGCTGAAGGTCCCCGTCACCGAGAACCCGGACGACATGGCCCGGGTCATGGAGACCTCCACCCTGCCCGCCGTGCTGCTCGGCGGCGACGTCGGCGAGGACCAGGAGGGCGCGTACGAGAAGTGGCGCGGCGCCCTCCAGCTCCCCACCGTGCAGGGCCTGGTCGTCGGGCGCTCGCTGCTCTACCCGGCCGACGGCGATGTGACCGCCGCGGTGGACACCGCCGTAGGACTGTTGTGAGGACCCGATGACGAGCAACGACCAGTACGTCCCCAGGGGCGCCGCCGCCACCGGACCGTACGCCGTCGACATCGGCCCCGAGCGGGCCGGCTGGACGCACAGCAGCCTGCGCGTGGTGGAGCTGGAGCCGGGCGGCACGCACAGCTTCACCACAGGTGACAGCGAGTGGATCGTGCTTCCGCTCAGCGGCGCCTGTACGGTGCGCACAGAGGACGCAGAGTTCCAAATCCTGGGCCGGGAAAGCGTGTTCGCAGGGGTAACCGACTTCGCGTACGTACCCCGGGACGCCCGGGCACAGATCGCCTCCGGCGCGGGAGGCCGCTTCGCCCTGGCAGGAGCGAAGTGCGAGCGCCGACTCCCCGCCCGCTACGGCCCCGCGCCGGAGGTTCCCGTCGAAGACCGCGGCAGCGGCGGTTGCGCCCGTCAGGTGCGCAACTTCGCCTCTGCCGACGCCTTCGACTGCGACAAGCTCATCGCCGTCGAGGTCGTCACCCCCGGCGGCCACTGGTCCTCGTACCCGCCGCACAAGCACGACGAGCACCGGCCGGGCGTGGAGAGCGAGCTCGAGGAGATCTACTACTTCGAGATCGACGGCCCGAACGGATTCGGCTATCAGCGCGTATTCCCTTCGCGTGAGGGCGGAACGGACGTCCTCGCCGAGGTCCGCACCGGCGATGCCGTGCTCGTCCCCGACGGGTGGCACGGTCCGTCCATCGCCCAGCCCGGCCACACGATGTACTACCTGAACGTGATGGCCGGACCGGGCGAGGAGCGGGAGTGGCGGATCTGCTTCCACCCGGGACACGCAGAAAGCACAGAGGGCTACCGATGACCGATCCGATGACGAGGGAGTCAGAGGCGCCGACGACGACCAGGCTGACGGTCGCGCAGGCGCTGGTGCGGTTCCTGGCCGCGCAGTACACGGAGCGGGACGGCGAGCGGCAGCGGCTGATCGGCGCCACCTGGGGCATCTTCGGCCACGGCAACGTCGCCGGGATCGGCCAGGCGCTCGTCGAGTACCCGGACGAGATGCCGTACCTCCAGGGCCGCAACGAGCAGTCCATGGTCCACGCGGCGGTCGGCTACGCACGGCAGAGCAACCGGCTGTCGGCGCACGCCGTGACCACGTCCATCGGTCCCGGCGCGACCAATCTCGTCACGGGCGCCGCGCTCGCGACGATCAACCACCTTCCGGTGCTCCTCCTGCCGGGTGACACCTTCGCGACCCGCCCCGCGGACCCGGTGCTCCAGCAGCTCGAACTCCCGTACGCGGGCGATGTGTCGGTCAACGACTGTCTGCGTCCGGTGTCGCGGTACTTCGACCGGGTGACCCGTCCCGAGGCGCTCATCCCGGCCGCGCTGCAGGCCATGCGGGTGCTCAGCGACCCGGTCGAGACCGGTGCCGTCACCCTCGCGCTGCCGCAGGACGTGCAGGCGGAGGCGTACGACTGGCCGGTGGAGTTCTTCGCGGAACGGACCTGGACCGTGCGCCGCCCCGCCGCCGACACGGCCGAGCTGGCCGCCGCCGTCACGGCGGTCCGCGCGGCCCGCCGCCCGCTCATCGTCGCGGGCGGCGGGGTGCACCACAGCCGCGCCGAGGAGGCGCTCGCGGAACTCGCCGCGGCCACCGGCATCCCGGTCGCCTCCACCCAGGCGGGCAAGGGGTCGCTGCGCTGGGACCACCCGCAGGACGTGGGCGGCATCGGCCACACCGGCACCGCGACCGCCGACGAACTCGCCCGCACCGCCGACCTGGTGATCGGCGTCGGCACCCGCTACACCGACTTCACCACCGCCTCCGGCACCCTCTTCACCGGCCCGGGCGTCCGCTTCCTGAACCTCAACATCGCGCCCTACGACGGCCACAAGCTCTCCGGGATACCGCTGGTCGCCGACGCGCGGGCCGGGATCGAGGCCCTCACCGAGGCGCTGCTGCTGCATGAGCACCGCGCCGAACCCGGGTACGTCACCGAGT
This region includes:
- a CDS encoding heavy-metal-associated domain-containing protein, which codes for MTTQTDTQGSITAVYQVSGMSCGHCEGSVSGEIAGIAGVSSVQAVAATGEVTVVSAAPLDEEAVRAAVDEAGFELVTKA
- a CDS encoding TetR/AcrR family transcriptional regulator, with the protein product MPDKPEKRPAGDERPGAERTAVERRSGDRTADEERPRRRQARGERRIAQLLEAAAAVFCTTGYTAASTNAIAREAGVSPGTLYQFFPNKEAIAIELGDRLMHEMRATYGEALGPVTPATTLEEAVGAAVDRFVAFNCEHPVFFALMHGPDIPGRIAEEHDALHLTLVSRVEGLLSAFLPDTPADDITRTAQVCLGIYKAGLELILAHEGAERAAYIRELKNVLFRYVEPLTDGSALASGAHTARR
- a CDS encoding MMPL family transporter, whose product is MTARPRLSLLVALLLTALAVVAGSGVADRLGSGGWQDPTAESTYATKALEREFPASQPNLLLLVHSGRATVDDPSVAAEAKRLAARLAAERGVTGVGSYWASGAPALRAEDGHEALIAARITGDEKTASETLDRLEPAYRGTHGLVDIKVGGPVAVQHEMQTTIREDLTRAELIALPVTLVLLVMVFGSAVAALLPLGVGIIAILGTNAVLRGLTEFTDVSVFAMNLTTALGLGLAIDYALFIVRRFREELATGADPVTAVGTTLRTAGRTVLFSSLTVAVSLAAMLLFPQYFLRSFAYAGIAVVLLAAAAALILLPAALVLLGHRVNSLDLRRLFRRGEPRTSGDGAAWGRMASLVMRRAPLFAVATTVGLVVLGLPFLGVKFGTADDRQLPSDATSHVVQQHIRDGFPGSPGGGLEVLAEGRATAAQYAAYKSRVTALPEALRVDGPLVKGDSAYFTVQPKGEAVGDGAQRLVRELRATDAPFGTAVTGTAAVLVDSKHAIADRLPWAAAFIAVVTLLLVFLLTGSVLIPVQAVLLNALSLTAMFGAVVWVFQDGHLSGLLGFTSPGSIETTLPVLMFCVAFGLSMDYGVFLLSRVKEEYDRTGDHRESVRFGLQRTGGLITAAAVILAVVMVAIGTSRVTNTKMLGLGIALAVLMDAMVVRSLLVPAVMRLTGRATWWAPAPLRRFHDRFGLDEGEAPASADVRTGEPGLGGSGGPGGPGGPGGPGGPGEEEADGRDRDKAGVRG
- a CDS encoding zinc-dependent alcohol dehydrogenase family protein; protein product: MRAVVFERYGEPAEVREVADPAPADHGVVVRVEATGLCRSDWHGWLGHDPDITLPHVPGHELAGTVEAVGARVTGWRAGDRVTVPFVCACGSCPSCAAGDQQVCERQTQPGFTHWGSFAQYVALDHAEVNLVAVPEEMSFSTAASLGCRFATAFRAVVAQGRVAAGEWVAVHGCGGVGLSAVMIAAAAGARVVAVDLSPRALELARTFGAVETVDAARAGDTAEAVREVTGGGAHLSLDALGSAVTCSASVNGLRRRGRHVQVGLLPEAPAVPMARVIGLELELLGSHGMQAHAYPRMLELVRAGVLRPDLLVTSTLTLDRAPAALAAMGEAPGTGVTVIEPWS
- a CDS encoding helix-turn-helix transcriptional regulator, whose product is MTDRKLWSYKEIAAHIKVQPDTVRSYRKHGLLPPPDHVESGKPYWYADTVRAWVASRPGNRGRRSD
- a CDS encoding sugar phosphate isomerase/epimerase family protein → MTSLSPQTSPQSSLSRIRIGSAPDSWGVWFPDDPQQVPWQRFLDEVSRSGYEWIELGPYGYLPTDPAVLREETTRRGLTVSAGTVFTGLHRGPEVWDATWAHVSDIAALTQAMGAEHLVVIPAFWRDDKTGEVLEDSTLTPAQWRDLTTQTERLAHEVRERYGLRVVVHPHADTHIDSEENVTRFLDSTDSSLVSLCLDTGHYAYCGGDSVKLIETYGERIGYLHLKQVDPAILAEVRANEVPFGPAVARGVMCEPPSGVPALEPVLAAAQKLDVDLFAIVEQDMYPCPPDKPLPIAERTRAFLRSCGA
- the iolC gene encoding 5-dehydro-2-deoxygluconokinase gives rise to the protein MAYDLITMGRIGVDLYPLQTGVPLARVSSFGKFLGGSATNVAVAAARLGRHTAVITRTGDDPFGAYLHEALRDFGVDDRWVTPVPGLPTPVTFCEVFPPDDFPLYFYRQPKAPDLELDAHDLDLGAVREARIFWMTGTGLSEEPSRTATLAALAHRDKAGTTVFDLDWRPMFWKDPDSARPFYAEALRHATVAVGNLDEVEIATGEREPHAAARALLDAGVELAVVKQGPKGVLAVHRDGTSAEVPPLPVTVLNGLGAGDAFGGSLCHGLLSGWDLERIMRHANAAGAIVASRLECSSAMPTPEEVEDALAAGAVR
- a CDS encoding Cgl0159 family (beta/alpha)8-fold protein yields the protein MSALVRLRARHPEAVAEAAARRPRRPLLDDTGRLMIVAADHPARGALAVGDRKLAMANRADLLERLCLALSRPGVDGVLATADILDDLLLLGALDHKVVLGSMNRGGLAGASFELDDRFTGHRPRDIERLGFDAGKLLLRIDYDDPGSLRTLESTARAIDEMAERRLPVFVEPFLSRRRADGGLVNDLSSDAVIKSIAIASGLGGSSAYTWLKVPVTENPDDMARVMETSTLPAVLLGGDVGEDQEGAYEKWRGALQLPTVQGLVVGRSLLYPADGDVTAAVDTAVGLL
- the iolB gene encoding 5-deoxy-glucuronate isomerase — encoded protein: MTSNDQYVPRGAAATGPYAVDIGPERAGWTHSSLRVVELEPGGTHSFTTGDSEWIVLPLSGACTVRTEDAEFQILGRESVFAGVTDFAYVPRDARAQIASGAGGRFALAGAKCERRLPARYGPAPEVPVEDRGSGGCARQVRNFASADAFDCDKLIAVEVVTPGGHWSSYPPHKHDEHRPGVESELEEIYYFEIDGPNGFGYQRVFPSREGGTDVLAEVRTGDAVLVPDGWHGPSIAQPGHTMYYLNVMAGPGEEREWRICFHPGHAESTEGYR